From one Triticum urartu cultivar G1812 chromosome 3, Tu2.1, whole genome shotgun sequence genomic stretch:
- the LOC125547892 gene encoding uncharacterized protein LOC125547892: MLSGAPSKPQMRIGANRATRETKGAQPDEFTPSNDEDVTSNNEDEATTEIADYIQLRKKFHGLMENILKGIDIFIASGDGRAPMEASVMSCDVNVTIAFGDLGRKFRFTCEDKNPAIPSSAEQGMNDCGTHNFHVKYLGNISGASADGMEDENESLDPKD, encoded by the exons ATGTTGAGCGGTGCACCTAGCAAGCCACAGATGCGTATAGGTGCAAATCGAGCAACACGGGAAACCAAAG GCGCACAACCTGATGAGTTTACTCCGTCGAATGACGAGGATGTGACTAGTAATAATGAAGACGAAGCAACAACAGAGATTGCCG ATTATATCCAACTGCGCAAAAAATTCCATGGCTTAATGGAAAACATCCTAAAGGGGATTGATATTTTCATTGCCTCCGGTGATGGTAGAGCTCCAATGGAAGCATCTGTCATGTCGTGCGACGTTAACGTTACCATTGCGTTTGGGGATCTTGGCAGG aaattcaGGTTTACTTGTGAAGACAAAAACCCTGCGATCCCTTCTTCAGCGGAACAG GGCATGAACGACTGTGGCACCCATAATTTCCACGTAAAGTACTTGGGCAACATCAGCGGAGCATCAGCTGATGGTATGGAGGACGAAAACGAATCGCTGGACCCAAAGGACTAA